TGTCAGCGCCTGCGACCAGCGCCGCCTCGACGGCCGCCACGATACCGAGCCTGTCGGTGATCGCAGCCATGCCGGAAAGATCGTCGGTGAAAATCGGCCCCTCGAACGGGCTCGCACCGTAACCGACACCGTCGCGCAGCAGTGCCATCGCTGCCGGACTGATACTCGCGGGCACACCAGAAGCGGTCAGTCCCGGAACATCCAAATGGCCGACCATGATGCCGACGCCGGTCTGCGACAGTACGGTGTACGGAACGAGATCGGACTGCCGAAGCTGATCGAGCGGAGGCGTCGTGACTTCACCGGTGTGCGAGTCGCCGGAACCGGACCCATGCCCGGGGAAGTGCTTGAGTACAGGCATGATTCCGGCATCACGAAGGCCCTGGGCGTAGGCGCCCGCATACGCGATCACCTCGTTCGGATCGGAAGAATACGACCGATCGCCGATCACCGAGTCGTCCGGCTGACTACTGACATCGACCACCGGTGCGTAATCGACGGTGACGCCGAGATCCTTCAGACCACGCCCCCGTTCGAGCGCCATGGAATAGGTCTCGTCCACCGACATCGTCCGAGCAGTCTCGCGTGCGGATGGATCACTTCCCAGCAGATCCTCCACCCGTGACACGCGACCGCCCTCTTCGTCGATGGTCACCATCGGCGGCACGGCAGCGGCAGCAGCAATCCGGGGCACCTCACGGTTCGCCAGCGTCTGCGAATCCGTCCAGCTACCGATGAAAATGCCGCCGACCTGCTCCGTGGCCACGATGTTCACCGCGTCGTCGGTGCCGGTGACCCCGACCGTCAGTAGTTGAGCGAGACGCTGCCGCTCGGTCAACGACCCGACGAACGCCGCACAACGATCAGGTGGCGGCGCAGGCGTCGTAGCCTCCGTCGACACCGAAGTCGCGGACGGTGCTGCTGCGACAGACGGTGCAGCTACGGGATCCGGTTCTGCGGTGCTCCCGCAACCGGCGGTGAAACCGACCCCCAGCACCAACACGGCGATGGGCACGGGCGAGCGGAACTTCATCATGGTTCTTTACGGTAGCCGAGGTGGCCGTAGCGCCGCGATCGGCGACCTCGACGCGATAGCCTTCGAACACGAGCTCACCAGGAGGAGAAGGATGCCTGCAGATCTGATACTCATCGCGTACGACGGCTCTGACAACGCCAAACGAGCCATCGATTACGCCGGCCGCTTTCTCGTGACGAAGCGGGCCATCGTCGTCACCGCGTGGGAGCCGATGGTTAGGCAAGCGGCACGCATGTCCGGACTCTCCGGTGTCATGCAACCCGAATGGGTAGCCGACGACGAAACCGAGGATGTGGCACTGACCGACGCGAAAGCCATCAACGAGGAGGGCGTTCGACTAGCCGGTGAAGCCGGACTCGAAGTGGAGGGGCACTGCGCCGAATGCACGACGGCCATCTGGAGCGCCATCGTGGAGAAAGCCGACGATCTCGACGTGGACATCATCGTCACCGGAACCCGCGGCACCACGGGCCTTCGTTCGCTGCTCCAGAGTTCGGTGGCAGAGCATGTGCTGCGCCACAGTCATCGGCCGGTTCTCATAGTTCCACCCGGCAAGTAACCGCGAGTGCGTCACAGTCCCATGGCCGTCGGGTGATACCTTTAGCCGCGCACGGGGGAAAGTCGCCGTCATTGATACCTGCCGACGAAAGTGGAGTCCGAGATGAAGTTTGCTGTCCCGGGAATTGTTGCTGCAGTAGTCGGCGCTGTATTGGGCGTCGGTGTCGTGTTAGGGGTGACTGCGGCAGCATCGGACAACACTCGTCCCGAGATCGACCGCACCGGCAACGCCGACTCTTCGTTGCTCAACCAGGTTGAGTACGGCAGCCGCTGACACTGCCGGAACGATCTCGTCCGAGCGATTCGGACGTAAGTGGCTGCTCGGGGTCTCCGCTCTAGCGTTTCTCGTTTCGTTCCTGCAGGTCCCCGGCTACACGGTCGCGGATACGAAATACGATCTTTCCCAGAATCCGCTGGGATTTCTTGCGCGCGCTTCACACCAGTGGACGAGCCAAGCACCCCTCGGTCAGGTTCAGAACCAGGCTTACGGATACTTCTTCCCACATGGCGCATTCTTTGCGCTCGGTGACATTCTTGCGATTCCGCCTTGGGTAACCCAGCGCATCTGGTGGGCACTGCTGTTGATCGCCGGATTCTGGGGAATCGTTCGACTGGCCGAAGCACTGGGAATCGGCTCTCGTAGCTCACGGCTCATCGCTGCATTCGCATTCGCTCTGTCCCCACGTGTCATCACCACTCTCGCGTCGATCTCGTCCGAGACGATGCCGATGATGTTGGCGCCGTGGGTATTGATTCCGGTGGTGCGCGCGTTCAACCGAAGCGACTCCGACGCAACGCAATCGGGCGGCCGGTGGAGCGGACCCCGAACCCTCGCGGCGCAATCCGCATGCGCCGTAGCATTGATGGGCGCCGTCAACGCCGTCGCGACAGCCGCCGCGTGCCTCGTCGCCGTGGTCTGGTTGCTGTGCCACCGGCCGAACCGGGCGTGGGCCGTATTCACCGCCTGGTGGGTAGGTTTCGGTGTCCTCGCCACCCTGTGGTGGATCGTTCCGCTACTCCTTCTCGGACGCGTGAGCCCACCGTTCCTCGACTACATCGAATCCTCCGGAACCACGACGCAGTGGGCCTCGCTCGCCGAGATCCTCCGCGGTACCAGCAGTTGGACACCGTTCGTCTCCCCCGAGCGCGTGGCGGGTGCCATCCTGGTCACCCAACCGGCGGCGGTCATCGCTACCGGTGTCATCGCTGCCGCCGGAGTAGCCGGCCTCGCGATGCGCACGATGCCGGCCCGCGGACGCCTGACAGTAATACTGCTGGTCGGCATAGTAGGGCTCACGGCCGGCTACGTCGGTGATCTGAGTTCCCCCTTCGCCGATACCGTGCGCCTGTTCCTCGACACCGCGGGCGCCCCACTGCGCAACGTGCACAAGTTGGAGCCCCTCATCCGAATACCGTTGGTGCTCGGGCTCGCTCATCTCCTCGCCAAGGTGCCGCTCCCCGGATCGGTACCTGTTACCCGATGGCGAGCGGCAATAGCCCATCCAGAACGAGACAAGATGGTCGCCGTCGCCGGACTGGTTCTGGTCGGATTGACCTTTTCCACCTCACTCGCCTGGACCGGCAAACTCGCGCCCCGCGGCGCGTACGAAGCCATCCCCGAGTACTGGCACGACGCGGCCGACTGGCTCACCGAGCACGCATCGGGATCCTCCCCCGACGGATCGGACGCTCAGCGCGCCCTCGTTGTCCCCGGTGCACCGTTTGCCCTCCAGACCTGGGGCCTGACCCGTGACGAACCACTCCAGGCCCTTGCCACGACGCCGTGGGCGGTACGCGACGCAGTCCCACTGACCCCGCCCGGAGCTATCCGCGCACTCGATTCGGTGCAGCGCCTCATCGCGGACGGCCGTCCATCCGCCGGACTTGCCGACACCCTTCTGGGCCAGGGAATCAGCTTCGTGGTCGTCCGTAACGATCTGGACCCGGAGACCTCACGCTCCACGCGACCGGTGCAGGTCCACCGGGCTCTCGACGGCTCACCGGGCCTGACGCGTGTCGCCCGGTTCGGTGAGGACATCGCCCCGGGCACCGTGGAAGGCATCACCATCGACGGCGATCTGCGGCCGCCGTACCCCGCCGTCGAGATTTACGAGGTCGAAAACCCAACAGCTCTACCGGCATCCGGTCCGTACACGGTGGACCTGGATCGAGTTCCTTTCGTGCAGGGCGGCCCGGAGTCGGCATTGCGCCTGAACGCGCAGCGCCGTAACGGCGCCTCGGACCCGGTACCCGCCGGGCCCCTCATCCTGGCCTCCGACGCGGTGGCGGCTGGGATACCGGTGGACAAGGTCACCGTGACCGACACTCCGATGAATCGGGAGACCGACTTCGGCCAGGTCGATTACCACAGCTCCGCGCTGCGTTCGAGCGAGGAACCACGAAGATCGCTCAATGCCGTACCCGATTACCCGGTGTACGGCGCCGCTACGGTCGACGGCGAATGGGAGGGCGCTCGCATCACCGCATCGAGTTCGGCCTCGGATTCGACGCAGATCGGTGGAACAGCCCCTGGCAGCGGCGTCGCGGCAGTCGTCGACGGTGATCTGGCAACGAGTTGGGTATCCAACGGTATCGAAAATGCACTGGGACAATGGCTTCAACTCGACTTCGACACTCCTGTCAACCAAGGGTTGCTGCATCTACGCACCAGCCCGGGGACTATCGGGGATCCGGTCAAGTGGCTCGAGATCACCACTCCCAACGGCAGTACCGCGGCGCGAATCGACAAGCCCGGAGCGCCGCTGACGGTGTCACTGCCTGGTGGTTCGACGCCATGGGTGCGCATCACCGCCAAGTCGACGGTGGACGGTACCAGCGGAAGCCAGTTCGGGATCAGCGAACTCTCCATCGATGACTTCTCCGATCGTGATGCGCCACAGCAGGTATCGATCGTGCACCGCGCGGTACTTCCGCCCGTCACTGCTGACGCAGACGTACAGGGTTGGGAACTGAGCCAAGAATTCCCCGGTCGTAACGGATGCATCGAGACCACGGACCGAATCCGTTGCAGCAGCGGATTATCTCTCCCACCAGAGGAACTCGGGCGCTTCTCCCGCACCCTTTCGGTACCTATGGGCACAGCGGTACTGCCCGAGTTGACGCTACGAACTAGGCAGAGCCCCGAACTCGAATCGCTTCTCTCGCAGCCCGGTCGCCCAGTGGCCACCGCTGCCTCGGACGTCGGCGACCTGCACGGCTCCGCATTCGCCGCCACCGACGGTGATGACAGGACCTCATGGACTGCGCCCACCAAGAGCATCGAGAAGCAGGCGGGTACGCAGCCCACCCTGACGGTGAACCTGCCGGAACCCACGCTGGTCGACGGCCTCACCCTGTCCCCCAGCCTGGGCGATCTACCTGCTCACCCGACGAGGGTGGCGGTGAACCTGGGTGATGGGCCGATGGTCCGCGACATGGACGGCCCCACCACGATCGAACTGGCGCCGCGAGTAACCGACCGGATAGTCATCTCGATCGTCGCCTGGGACGACGTGTTGGACAAGAACTCTCTCGGTTTCGTACTGCCCTCGCCTCCCGGTCTGTCCGAGGTGAAAGTACTGTCCGGTGGCACGGTGTTGGGCGGGGCACTCGACGCAAACCGGGTGGTGACCGTCGGCTGCGACCGTGGCCCGATCATCTCGATCGCCGGACAGACCGTGCGTGCATCGGTGACTGCAACGGTGGATACATTCCGATCGGGCGAACCGCTGAATGCGACGCTGTGCGAGGGGATATTCCCGGTGCAGACCGACGCACTCAACCCGATTGCCCTCCCGGCGGGCGAGCAGGATGTCGTCGTCGATCCGGGTGCTGCATTCTTCGTCGACGGAATGCGATTACGCACCATGCCCGTTCCCGCTACGAGCGCGAGAAGTTCTGCTCCCGTAAGCGCCGACACGACCGCCTGGACGTCGGACCATCGCGAAATCGAGGTATCGGGCCGCGACACCGATCAGCTTCTCGTCGTACCGGAGAGCAACAATTCCGGTTGGCACGCAACATCTTCCGACGGCACGGTATTGACACCGATCACCGTGAACGGTTGGCAGCAAGGATGGGTGATCCCGGCAGGTGTCGACGGAACCGTCGCGCTCGACTACCCGAGCAACACGTGGTACCGACTGGGCATCTTCGGCGGACTGCTCCTCCTGATCCCGTTGACATTCTTCGCTTTCCGCGCGAGCCCACGCCGCACGAGTGTGCCGCCACGACCCTGGAACCGGTCGAAGGTAAGCGCGATCGCACTCACTGCCGCCGCGATCGTCATCGCCGGCATCACCGGAGCCGTCGTGGCGGTCGCCCTCTGGATCGGCACCGTGGCACTCCAACGGCGGTACGGCACCACCGTCGCAGCTCGGGTGCTGGTGTCCACCGCGGGCATCGGCACCTTGACAGCCATGGCACTGCTCTCACGCGGGCCGTGGCGATCACCGGAGGGCTATATCGGGCACGCCTACCTGGTGCAGTTCACCGCCCTCGTCGCGGTACTGGCGCTCGCCGTGGCAGTCACGGCCGAGAACGACTGAACCGCTTCCGCATCGGATCCTCCACCAGCGCATAACTCGCGGCTGCGACGGGAATCGACAGTGCCACCGTCACGCACAGGACGAGCCAGAAATGGCCCTGGAACGGCGCGACGCCGAAGACCGGGAACACCATGGCAAGCACCGCCAGATGCCAGATGAAGATGCCGTAGGACCAGCGGCCCAACGCCAGCATCACT
This region of Rhodococcus sp. PAMC28707 genomic DNA includes:
- a CDS encoding glycoside hydrolase family 3 N-terminal domain-containing protein, whose translation is MKFRSPVPIAVLVLGVGFTAGCGSTAEPDPVAAPSVAAAPSATSVSTEATTPAPPPDRCAAFVGSLTERQRLAQLLTVGVTGTDDAVNIVATEQVGGIFIGSWTDSQTLANREVPRIAAAAAVPPMVTIDEEGGRVSRVEDLLGSDPSARETARTMSVDETYSMALERGRGLKDLGVTVDYAPVVDVSSQPDDSVIGDRSYSSDPNEVIAYAGAYAQGLRDAGIMPVLKHFPGHGSGSGDSHTGEVTTPPLDQLRQSDLVPYTVLSQTGVGIMVGHLDVPGLTASGVPASISPAAMALLRDGVGYGASPFEGPIFTDDLSGMAAITDRLGIVAAVEAALVAGADIALWLTTDDVPQVLDNLENAVAAGRLPAPQVDASAATVARFKGAC
- a CDS encoding DUF2613 domain-containing protein, which codes for MKFAVPGIVAAVVGAVLGVGVVLGVTAAASDNTRPEIDRTGNADSSLLNQVEYGSR
- a CDS encoding alpha-(1->3)-arabinofuranosyltransferase; amino-acid sequence: MSTAAADTAGTISSERFGRKWLLGVSALAFLVSFLQVPGYTVADTKYDLSQNPLGFLARASHQWTSQAPLGQVQNQAYGYFFPHGAFFALGDILAIPPWVTQRIWWALLLIAGFWGIVRLAEALGIGSRSSRLIAAFAFALSPRVITTLASISSETMPMMLAPWVLIPVVRAFNRSDSDATQSGGRWSGPRTLAAQSACAVALMGAVNAVATAAACLVAVVWLLCHRPNRAWAVFTAWWVGFGVLATLWWIVPLLLLGRVSPPFLDYIESSGTTTQWASLAEILRGTSSWTPFVSPERVAGAILVTQPAAVIATGVIAAAGVAGLAMRTMPARGRLTVILLVGIVGLTAGYVGDLSSPFADTVRLFLDTAGAPLRNVHKLEPLIRIPLVLGLAHLLAKVPLPGSVPVTRWRAAIAHPERDKMVAVAGLVLVGLTFSTSLAWTGKLAPRGAYEAIPEYWHDAADWLTEHASGSSPDGSDAQRALVVPGAPFALQTWGLTRDEPLQALATTPWAVRDAVPLTPPGAIRALDSVQRLIADGRPSAGLADTLLGQGISFVVVRNDLDPETSRSTRPVQVHRALDGSPGLTRVARFGEDIAPGTVEGITIDGDLRPPYPAVEIYEVENPTALPASGPYTVDLDRVPFVQGGPESALRLNAQRRNGASDPVPAGPLILASDAVAAGIPVDKVTVTDTPMNRETDFGQVDYHSSALRSSEEPRRSLNAVPDYPVYGAATVDGEWEGARITASSSASDSTQIGGTAPGSGVAAVVDGDLATSWVSNGIENALGQWLQLDFDTPVNQGLLHLRTSPGTIGDPVKWLEITTPNGSTAARIDKPGAPLTVSLPGGSTPWVRITAKSTVDGTSGSQFGISELSIDDFSDRDAPQQVSIVHRAVLPPVTADADVQGWELSQEFPGRNGCIETTDRIRCSSGLSLPPEELGRFSRTLSVPMGTAVLPELTLRTRQSPELESLLSQPGRPVATAASDVGDLHGSAFAATDGDDRTSWTAPTKSIEKQAGTQPTLTVNLPEPTLVDGLTLSPSLGDLPAHPTRVAVNLGDGPMVRDMDGPTTIELAPRVTDRIVISIVAWDDVLDKNSLGFVLPSPPGLSEVKVLSGGTVLGGALDANRVVTVGCDRGPIISIAGQTVRASVTATVDTFRSGEPLNATLCEGIFPVQTDALNPIALPAGEQDVVVDPGAAFFVDGMRLRTMPVPATSARSSAPVSADTTAWTSDHREIEVSGRDTDQLLVVPESNNSGWHATSSDGTVLTPITVNGWQQGWVIPAGVDGTVALDYPSNTWYRLGIFGGLLLLIPLTFFAFRASPRRTSVPPRPWNRSKVSAIALTAAAIVIAGITGAVVAVALWIGTVALQRRYGTTVAARVLVSTAGIGTLTAMALLSRGPWRSPEGYIGHAYLVQFTALVAVLALAVAVTAEND
- a CDS encoding universal stress protein — protein: MPADLILIAYDGSDNAKRAIDYAGRFLVTKRAIVVTAWEPMVRQAARMSGLSGVMQPEWVADDETEDVALTDAKAINEEGVRLAGEAGLEVEGHCAECTTAIWSAIVEKADDLDVDIIVTGTRGTTGLRSLLQSSVAEHVLRHSHRPVLIVPPGK